A genomic window from Antedon mediterranea chromosome 4, ecAntMedi1.1, whole genome shotgun sequence includes:
- the LOC140046947 gene encoding uncharacterized protein: protein MAEKAWCFDTSTNDCTCRVPPRLPVLPDIPSRVKGEVETLFSKSDSFYGIIASVVVVICLVILCLSVYKYRHRTRIWINKYRKDTSEGQSTGYSMRETEQME, encoded by the exons ATGGCAGAGAAGGCCTGGTGTTTTGATACGAGTACAAATGATTGTACGTGCCGAGTTCCACCTAGGTTGCCAGTCTTACCCGATATACCATCAAGAGTCAAGGGTGAAGTAG AAACTTTGTTCTCAAAATCTGACAGTTTCTATGGTATTATAGCGTCTGTTGTAGTTGTCATCTGTTTAGTGATACTATGCTTAAGTGTCTACAAATATCGTCACag GACAAGAATATGGATAAATAAATACAGGAAAGATACGTCTGAAGGACAATCTACAGGCTACTCAATGCGAGAAACAGAACAAATGGAATAG
- the LOC140046945 gene encoding uncharacterized protein translates to MSKQAMCFDTLTTVSQCTNFPTLSLPKLPDMPRVSTRGGGIDVPEVYNDTGDVATLQDDDNTMTIVGVVTTILMMAAIAGLVYIIYRHKRKKTNKQKEPKPTAI, encoded by the exons ATGTCGAAACAGGCAATGTGCTTTGATACTCTCACAACTGTAAGCCAATGTACGAATTTCCCAACACTAAGCCTTCCGAAATTACCCGACATGCCGAGGGTTTCAACAAGAGGAGGTGGTATCGATGTTCCAGAGGTATACAATGATACGGGAGACGTGGCAACACTTCAGGATGATGATAATA CAATGACAATAGTTGGAGTTGTTACAACAATTCTAATGATGGCTGCTATAGCTGGGCTAGTCTACATTATATATCGACATAAAAGGAAAAA GACAAATAAGCAGAAGGAACCAAAACCTACAGCCATATAG